In Acidisarcina polymorpha, the DNA window CCAGATGGGCAGCGATCCGCGAGCCCATCGTGCCCGCTCCCAGGACTGCGGCACGACGCAACAGCGGAGTTGCGTCCTTTTTGCGTTTCGACCAGGAGGCAAAACCGCCGTCGGACAGGGTGGGAGAGACGACTGTACTCCCGGATGTACTCATCGCTAAGCTCCACAGACGAGACGAGCTTAGTGAATGGCTCTTACGCCGTCAAGGCAAACGCCCGTTTGACACTGCCGAAGGTCGCGGATAGCTTCGAAACAAGACTCCCATATTGTTTTGAGGAGTCTGGATTGAGGTTGGTCACGTTTATGCCGGTAAGCTGCAAGTGTTTAGGACGGTTCCTAGTGCTGCTGCTCTCGACAGCAGTGGTCGTGCATGCGCAGGATCTGGCAAGTTTCGAGAAACGTATCACTGTCAAAGTGCTGCCAAATGGCCTCACCTTGATCGTTTGCGAACGGCCGGAAGCTCCCGTTTTCTCCTTCTATACCAGCGTTGATGCCGGCGATGCGAACGATCCCGGCGGTCAGTCCGGCTTGGCGCACATGTTCGAGCACCTGGCCTTTAAAGGAACGAAAGATATTGGCACAACTAATTATCCGGCAGAGAAGGTCGCTTTAGACAAGGTGGAAAAGGCGTACGCCGCCTACGATCTCGAATACCGAAAGCGGGTGGGACGGGATGAGGCAAAGATCAAGGAACTGAAAGCCGCTTTTGATGCTGCGGTGAAAGATGCGGAGCAATACGTCATTCCTAACCAGTTCACAGAAATTGCCGAGGCCAACGGGGCGGTAGGTGTGAACGCTTCCACCTCCCTCGATACCACTCAATACTTCTGGAGCATGCCTGCCAACCGCTTTGAGCTGTGGGCATACATGGAGAGTGATCGCATTGCCAATCCAGTTCCACGGGAGTTCTACAAGGAGCGCGACGTGGTAATGGAAGAGCGCCGCATGAGAGTCGATTCCAGTCCCATCGGGAAGCTGGTCGAACAGTTTCTGGCAGCGGCGTACGTGGCCCACCCTTACCATCGCCCGAACGTCGGTTGGGAATCTGAGTTAAGTCAGATCAACGCTACCGAGGCTGCTGCCTTCCACGCAAAATACTATGTGCCTTCGAACATCGTCGTCGCTGTGGCAGGCGATCTAAAAACAGCCGAGGTGATGCCGGTGCTTGAGAAATACTTCGGACCCATCCCCGCTGGACCACCACCTGAGGCCATGGCAACGATCGAACCTCCTCAGGTGGCGGAAAAAACCATTGTCTTAAAACAGCGGACCCAGCCCCTCTACCTGGAGGGCTACCATAAGCCCGATTATCGTGACCCAGACGACGCCGTCTATGACGCAATTACCGATATCTTTTCAAATGGACGTACATCGCGGCTCTACCGCAGCCTGGTCCGCGATCAACAGATTGCCGCCCAAGTAGAAGGTTTCAGCGGCTTTCCCGGTGACAAATATCCTGGCCTATTTGTCTTCTTTGCCGTTCCGCTGCCCGGGCACACACCCGAGCAAATGCGCGACTCCATCCATAAAGAGATCGATAAGCTGAAGACTGCGGATGTTACCGATGACGAGCTACGGATGTTCAAGACACGCAGCCGGGCGGACCTGCTGCGCGGTCTCGGAGATAATGAAGGGCTGGCCACTCAGTTAGCTGTCTATCAACAACGTTACGGCGACTGGCGCGAACTCTTCCGCCAGCTCGATAAGATCGACAAGGTTTCGAAAGCAGATATAAGACGAGTGGCTAATAAAATATTCATTGATACAAACCGAACTATAGGCATTGTGCAAACCCAGCAGGCAACAAATGGAACCCAGACGTCCAACGGGGGTGCGGAATGAACGCCAAATCCCTCCTGCTCGTCGGACTGCTAACTGCCTCAGTCTCAGCCGTTGCTCAAAGTGGCGCTAACGTTCCTAGCTCGAACCAGCCGCAGCCATGGAAGTCCATCCCCATTCCCCCGCTGGCAACCTTTCATCCCGTGCAACCGAAAAGGATCGCGCTCAAGAACGGGGTAGTGATCTTCCTTGCCGAAGATCATGAACTGCCCTTCATCACCGGCTTCATCGAGATAAAAGGCGGATCACGCGATGAACCGGCCGCGAAGGCCGGCCTTGTCTCGCTCTACGGCGACGCATGGCGAAC includes these proteins:
- a CDS encoding M16 family metallopeptidase; this translates as MPVSCKCLGRFLVLLLSTAVVVHAQDLASFEKRITVKVLPNGLTLIVCERPEAPVFSFYTSVDAGDANDPGGQSGLAHMFEHLAFKGTKDIGTTNYPAEKVALDKVEKAYAAYDLEYRKRVGRDEAKIKELKAAFDAAVKDAEQYVIPNQFTEIAEANGAVGVNASTSLDTTQYFWSMPANRFELWAYMESDRIANPVPREFYKERDVVMEERRMRVDSSPIGKLVEQFLAAAYVAHPYHRPNVGWESELSQINATEAAAFHAKYYVPSNIVVAVAGDLKTAEVMPVLEKYFGPIPAGPPPEAMATIEPPQVAEKTIVLKQRTQPLYLEGYHKPDYRDPDDAVYDAITDIFSNGRTSRLYRSLVRDQQIAAQVEGFSGFPGDKYPGLFVFFAVPLPGHTPEQMRDSIHKEIDKLKTADVTDDELRMFKTRSRADLLRGLGDNEGLATQLAVYQQRYGDWRELFRQLDKIDKVSKADIRRVANKIFIDTNRTIGIVQTQQATNGTQTSNGGAE